The Flaviramulus sp. BrNp1-15 genome has a window encoding:
- a CDS encoding GNAT family N-acetyltransferase codes for MIVAETKRLKIFKFSITDAPFFLELVNSPNWIKYIGDRNTKTIKDAEERITKGHLKNYKEFGFGFYKLLLKEENNKSIGTCGLIKREELDDVDIGFAFLPEYEGKGYGFEASVEIMKLAKNQFNLKRLAAITTPENKNSIKLLEKLGFNFEKRIKPFEDGEELLLFAKNL; via the coding sequence ATGATTGTTGCTGAAACCAAGCGCCTTAAAATTTTTAAATTTTCAATTACAGATGCACCGTTCTTTTTAGAATTAGTGAATTCTCCAAATTGGATAAAATATATTGGAGATAGAAACACAAAAACCATTAAAGATGCTGAAGAACGCATAACAAAAGGGCATTTAAAAAATTATAAAGAGTTTGGTTTTGGGTTTTATAAACTTTTATTAAAAGAAGAAAATAATAAATCCATTGGCACTTGCGGACTCATAAAACGAGAAGAGTTAGATGATGTTGATATAGGCTTTGCTTTTTTGCCAGAATATGAAGGAAAAGGATATGGTTTTGAAGCCTCAGTTGAAATCATGAAACTTGCTAAAAATCAATTCAATTTAAAAAGACTAGCTGCAATAACCACCCCAGAAAATAAAAATTCAATTAAGTTATTAGAAAAATTAGGGTTTAATTTTGAAAAAAGAATAAAACCCTTTGAAGATGGAGAAGAACTCCTGTTATTTGCAAAAAACTTATAG
- a CDS encoding tetratricopeptide repeat protein translates to MRIRFILCFFISAIAFSQNDIVAKEYFKNGDFEKALNEYEKLHTKSPSNITYINQIVSAHQQLEQYDKAEAFLLKLMERINYPAFIVELGYNHQLKNDLENAEIYYQKAIESIDVKPSNVFAVARSFQNHSILDRAIIAYEKGMVLNPDYNFNLQLAQIYGEQGDIEKMLNSYVDFAETNRVSLSNIKRAINDFISEDSTNENNILFRKILLKKIQQEPNLLWNELLSWLFIQQKDFRKSFIQEKAIFNRNPESLSRIEELALIASNENENEIAKEIYNYIIETAQYADTKLEAHYNLLQLEIQGSSIDNYQSIKNKYLELIEEYGTYSQTLNLQISYAHFLAFYLNETEQATKFLEDALQLPLSELEKAKVKLELGDILVLQEKFNKALIYYTQIQRNLKNSTISQEARYKVAKASYYKGDFKWAESQLKILKASTSQLIANDALDLKLLISDNKYEDSLQTALKLYAKADLLAFQNRKDEAIKLLYKILKDHKTEPIVAQALYKQAQLFGQKNEFEKAQANYETIIANYRDGILIDDAYFNLAEIYEKQLNMPEKAKELYEQIIFNHADSIYFVEARKRFRALRGDAIN, encoded by the coding sequence ATGAGAATACGCTTTATTTTATGTTTTTTTATATCAGCAATCGCTTTTTCGCAAAATGATATTGTTGCCAAAGAATATTTTAAAAATGGCGATTTTGAGAAGGCTTTAAATGAGTACGAAAAACTTCATACAAAGTCACCATCTAATATCACCTATATCAATCAAATAGTCAGTGCGCATCAACAATTAGAACAATATGATAAAGCTGAAGCTTTTTTATTAAAATTGATGGAACGTATAAATTACCCTGCATTTATAGTTGAATTAGGATATAACCATCAACTTAAAAACGATTTAGAAAACGCAGAAATTTATTATCAAAAAGCCATTGAAAGTATTGATGTAAAACCAAGCAATGTATTTGCAGTAGCACGTAGTTTTCAAAACCACTCCATTTTAGATAGAGCCATAATTGCCTATGAAAAAGGCATGGTTTTAAACCCAGATTATAATTTTAACTTACAGTTGGCTCAAATTTATGGAGAGCAGGGCGATATAGAAAAAATGCTAAACAGTTATGTAGATTTTGCTGAAACTAATAGGGTAAGTTTGTCAAATATTAAACGAGCTATAAACGATTTTATTAGCGAAGACAGCACTAATGAAAATAACATTTTATTCAGAAAAATTCTGCTAAAAAAAATACAGCAAGAACCAAATTTGTTATGGAACGAGTTGTTAAGTTGGTTATTTATTCAGCAAAAAGATTTTAGAAAATCATTCATACAGGAAAAAGCAATTTTTAATAGAAATCCAGAAAGTTTAAGTAGAATAGAAGAACTAGCGTTAATTGCATCTAACGAAAACGAAAATGAAATTGCCAAAGAAATATATAATTACATTATTGAAACTGCTCAGTATGCAGACACTAAATTAGAGGCTCATTACAATTTATTGCAATTAGAAATTCAAGGAAGCTCAATAGATAATTACCAGAGTATTAAAAACAAATATTTAGAGCTTATTGAAGAGTATGGAACCTATTCGCAAACATTAAATTTACAAATTTCCTATGCACATTTTTTAGCATTTTATTTAAATGAAACAGAACAAGCCACTAAGTTTTTAGAGGATGCTTTACAACTACCTTTATCAGAATTAGAAAAGGCAAAAGTGAAGCTAGAACTTGGCGATATTTTAGTGTTACAGGAAAAATTCAATAAAGCTTTAATTTATTATACTCAAATTCAACGTAATTTAAAGAACAGTACAATTTCGCAGGAAGCAAGGTATAAAGTAGCTAAAGCAAGTTATTATAAAGGAGATTTTAAGTGGGCAGAATCACAACTTAAAATTTTAAAAGCTTCTACATCGCAGTTAATAGCTAACGATGCCTTGGATTTAAAACTTCTTATTTCAGATAATAAATACGAAGATTCCCTTCAAACGGCGCTAAAACTTTATGCAAAAGCAGACTTGTTAGCTTTTCAAAATAGAAAGGATGAAGCTATTAAACTTCTTTATAAAATTTTAAAAGACCACAAAACAGAGCCTATTGTTGCACAAGCGTTATACAAGCAAGCCCAATTATTTGGTCAGAAAAACGAATTTGAAAAAGCACAAGCTAACTACGAAACAATTATTGCAAATTATAGAGACGGTATTTTAATTGATGATGCCTATTTTAATCTGGCAGAAATTTATGAGAAACAATTAAACATGCCAGAAAAAGCTAAAGAGTTATACGAGCAAATTATTTTTAATCATGCCGATAGCATTTATTTTGTAGAAGCTAGAAAACGTTTTAGAGCATTACGTGGAGATGCAATAAATTAA
- the serS gene encoding serine--tRNA ligase produces MLQVPFIRENKELVIQRLEKRNIDATKMINDVIAFDEERRRLQTELDNTLAESNKLSKEIGNLYKSGEAEKANVLKDKTSQLKEVSKKLADELDACDVKLYNVLIELPNVPHDLVKPGKSEEDNEEVFIDESNKPVLHENALPHWELAKKYDIIDFELGAKITGSGFPVYKGKGARLQRALITYFLDKNTAAGYTEYQLPHLVNSDSATGTGQLPDKEGQMYYVGEDDLYLIPTAEVPGTNIFRDTLHNESDLPIGITGYTPCFRREAGSYGAHVRGLNRLHQFDKVEIIRVEHPSNSYNALDGMVEHVKSILKELKLPYRILRLCGGDTSFASALTYDFEVFSTAQDKWLEISSISNFETFQANRLKLRFKNSEGKNELAHTLNGSSLALPRVLAGIIENYQTEKGIVIPDVLQPYTGFKIID; encoded by the coding sequence ATGTTACAAGTTCCCTTTATTAGAGAAAACAAAGAATTAGTAATTCAACGTTTAGAAAAGCGAAATATTGATGCTACAAAAATGATAAACGATGTTATTGCTTTTGATGAGGAAAGAAGACGCCTTCAAACAGAATTAGATAACACTTTAGCAGAGTCTAACAAATTATCTAAAGAAATTGGGAATTTGTATAAATCTGGTGAGGCAGAAAAGGCAAATGTTTTAAAAGACAAAACGAGTCAATTAAAAGAAGTTTCAAAAAAATTAGCAGATGAACTAGATGCTTGCGATGTTAAATTGTATAATGTTTTAATTGAGCTTCCAAATGTTCCTCACGACTTAGTAAAACCCGGTAAATCTGAAGAGGATAATGAAGAAGTGTTTATTGATGAAAGCAATAAACCTGTTTTACATGAAAATGCGCTTCCACATTGGGAATTAGCTAAAAAATATGATATTATTGATTTTGAATTAGGAGCTAAAATTACAGGTTCAGGGTTTCCAGTTTATAAAGGCAAAGGCGCTAGGTTACAACGAGCTTTAATTACTTATTTTTTAGATAAAAATACAGCTGCTGGCTATACTGAATATCAATTGCCACATTTGGTGAATTCAGATTCTGCAACAGGTACAGGTCAATTACCAGATAAAGAAGGACAAATGTATTATGTAGGTGAAGATGATTTGTATTTAATACCAACTGCGGAGGTGCCAGGAACAAATATTTTTAGAGATACGTTGCATAATGAAAGTGATTTACCAATTGGTATAACTGGCTATACACCATGTTTTCGTCGTGAGGCAGGAAGTTACGGAGCTCATGTAAGAGGTTTAAATAGGCTGCACCAATTTGATAAAGTAGAAATTATTAGAGTAGAACACCCTAGTAACTCATACAACGCTTTAGATGGTATGGTAGAACATGTAAAAAGCATTCTTAAAGAATTAAAATTACCTTACAGAATATTACGTTTATGTGGTGGAGACACCTCTTTTGCATCTGCATTAACATACGATTTTGAAGTGTTTTCTACAGCACAAGATAAATGGTTAGAAATTTCATCTATTTCAAATTTTGAAACCTTTCAAGCAAATCGATTAAAGCTTCGATTTAAAAATAGTGAAGGGAAAAACGAGTTGGCACATACCTTAAATGGAAGTTCTTTAGCATTACCTAGAGTACTGGCGGGTATTATAGAAAATTACCAAACCGAAAAAGGTATAGTAATTCCAGATGTTCTTCAACCATATACAGGTTTTAAAATAATAGATTAA
- a CDS encoding HTTM domain-containing protein translates to MLSKWLFKHIDNSALIVFRIIFGALCFLESVGAIFTGWVKRTLVEPEFTFSFIGFEWLQPLPGHGMYYYYVLMGVFGLLIMVGYKYRLSIISFTLMWTATYLMQKSSYNNHYYLLILISSIMVILPAHKYASIDVKLNPEIKSFSMPQWCKWVIVLQLFIVYTYASIAKFYPDWLDTTFVELLMKSKKDYVLVGNLLQQKWVHYILVYGGILFDGLIVPLLLYKPTRKYAFIVSVFFHLFNSFVLQIGIFPYLSLAFALFFFESKTINKLFLKRKPLYVDEEVIIPKLKTPLFIVFSIYFLIQIGLPLRHHFFEDNVLWTEEGHRLSWRMMLRAKSGYATYRVNNKTTGKSTVVKLDDYLSEKQKRTASTKPDIIWQFAQKLKQKFSEEGQDVAVFVDCKVSINGKPYKPLIKPEIDLASVEWQALKHSPWILPSKQE, encoded by the coding sequence ATGCTTAGCAAATGGTTGTTCAAACATATTGATAATTCTGCATTAATAGTATTTAGAATCATTTTTGGTGCACTTTGTTTTTTAGAATCTGTAGGCGCCATTTTTACAGGTTGGGTAAAACGAACTCTAGTTGAACCAGAATTTACATTTTCTTTTATAGGTTTTGAATGGTTGCAACCACTGCCAGGTCATGGCATGTATTATTATTATGTTTTAATGGGAGTTTTTGGACTACTTATTATGGTTGGCTATAAATATAGATTAAGCATCATTAGCTTTACGTTAATGTGGACAGCCACTTACCTCATGCAAAAATCATCGTATAATAATCATTACTATTTATTAATTCTTATAAGTAGTATAATGGTAATTCTTCCCGCTCACAAATATGCATCAATAGATGTAAAACTCAATCCAGAAATTAAGAGTTTTTCTATGCCGCAGTGGTGTAAATGGGTTATTGTTTTACAACTTTTTATAGTTTATACCTACGCATCAATAGCTAAGTTTTACCCAGATTGGTTAGATACTACATTTGTGGAATTATTAATGAAGAGTAAAAAAGACTATGTTTTAGTTGGGAACTTGCTTCAACAAAAATGGGTGCATTATATTTTAGTTTATGGAGGTATTTTGTTTGACGGTTTAATAGTGCCTTTACTCCTTTATAAACCCACTCGAAAATATGCCTTTATAGTTTCTGTTTTTTTTCATTTGTTTAATTCGTTTGTACTTCAAATAGGCATATTTCCGTATTTGTCATTAGCATTTGCATTGTTCTTTTTTGAATCCAAAACTATTAATAAACTGTTTTTAAAAAGGAAGCCTTTGTATGTTGATGAAGAAGTTATTATTCCAAAGTTAAAAACACCTTTATTTATTGTTTTTTCAATTTATTTTTTAATTCAAATAGGTTTGCCTTTAAGACATCATTTTTTTGAAGATAATGTGCTTTGGACAGAAGAAGGTCACAGGCTTTCATGGCGCATGATGCTAAGAGCTAAAAGTGGTTATGCTACATATCGGGTTAATAATAAAACCACAGGCAAAAGTACTGTTGTTAAGTTAGATGATTATCTGTCTGAAAAACAAAAAAGAACAGCTAGCACAAAACCAGATATTATTTGGCAATTTGCACAAAAACTAAAGCAAAAATTTAGTGAAGAAGGACAAGATGTAGCAGTATTTGTAGATTGTAAAGTAAGCATTAATGGTAAGCCATATAAACCCTTAATAAAGCCAGAAATAGATTTGGCAAGTGTAGAGTGGCAAGCCTTAAAACATAGCCCTTGGATTTTACCTTCAAAACAAGAGTGA
- a CDS encoding bifunctional riboflavin kinase/FAD synthetase, whose amino-acid sequence MSKAKNIETYKSNEPTVVTIGTFDGVHFGHQKIIKRLINTGKLEGLKSVILTFFPHPRMVLQKDSNIKLINTIDERYAILDALGLDYLLIKEFTREFSRLSAEDFVKQILVEKLNAKKVIIGYDHRFGRNRKADINDLKVFGETYGFEVEEISAQDINDVSVSSTKIRKALLEGNITKANKFLGYNFMLNGTVVKGKGLGKKIQYPTANIHIREDYKIIPKQGAYIVKALIDDKVVYGMMNIGVNPTVNGSTQTIEVHFFNFDTDIYGKEIQIELLHRIRDESKFESVEALKFQLAKDKQIAMDYIANQHA is encoded by the coding sequence ATGAGCAAAGCAAAAAATATTGAAACTTACAAGTCTAACGAGCCAACAGTTGTTACCATTGGTACTTTTGATGGTGTACATTTTGGACATCAAAAAATAATTAAGCGTTTAATTAATACAGGAAAATTAGAAGGCTTAAAATCTGTAATACTAACTTTCTTTCCCCATCCGCGTATGGTGTTGCAAAAAGACTCCAATATTAAGTTAATCAATACTATTGATGAACGTTATGCAATTTTAGACGCTTTAGGATTAGATTACTTACTCATTAAAGAGTTTACTAGAGAATTCTCCAGGCTTTCTGCAGAAGATTTTGTAAAGCAAATTTTAGTTGAAAAATTAAATGCAAAAAAAGTAATTATTGGTTACGATCACAGATTTGGTAGAAACAGAAAAGCAGATATTAACGATTTAAAAGTCTTTGGAGAAACCTATGGTTTTGAAGTTGAAGAAATTTCGGCTCAAGACATAAATGATGTTTCTGTAAGTTCAACAAAAATTAGAAAAGCTTTATTAGAAGGTAATATTACTAAAGCTAATAAGTTTTTAGGCTATAATTTTATGCTTAACGGAACTGTTGTTAAGGGTAAAGGCTTAGGTAAAAAAATACAATACCCTACCGCTAATATTCATATAAGAGAAGATTATAAAATTATACCAAAACAAGGCGCTTATATTGTAAAGGCTTTAATTGATGATAAAGTTGTTTACGGAATGATGAATATTGGTGTAAATCCTACAGTAAATGGTAGTACACAAACCATAGAGGTTCATTTTTTTAATTTTGATACCGATATTTATGGTAAAGAAATTCAGATAGAATTATTGCATCGAATTCGTGATGAAAGCAAATTCGAATCGGTTGAAGCTCTAAAATTTCAATTAGCAAAAGATAAACAAATCGCAATGGATTATATTGCAAATCAACATGCTTAG